From Syntrophales bacterium, one genomic window encodes:
- the gltX gene encoding glutamate--tRNA ligase, with protein MIQDKIRTRFAPSPTGYLHIGGARTALFNWLFTRRCNGTFVLRIEDTDQVRSTDESTQAILDAMRWLGLNWDEGPYFQAERVSIHRQMVEKLIDEGKAYYCDCTPDELDAKRKKALAEGRKPKYDGACRERGLKKSSNTVVRFRCPEVGVTVVRDLIKGAISFNNDELDDLIIERADGYPTYNFAVVVDDAQMAITHVIRGDDHVNNTPKQILLYEALGYDIPLFGHVPMILGSDKARLSKRHGATSVMAYKDMGFLPEALVNYLVRLGWSHGDQEIFTIEELIREFSLDSVGKSPAVFNPEKLLWLNQHYIKNYPQEKLLAAVTPFWAEKGFDLADGEFVRKAMENLRTRSRTIVEMADSGAFFFKDEVEYEPAAAEKFLTAEYLGHLEAVAEKLPGVADYTKDGIEIFLRTLAEERGTKLKWLAQALRVALTGKTVSPGIDEIMATIGKQRVLGKINKAVDYIKARR; from the coding sequence ATGATCCAGGATAAAATACGAACGCGCTTTGCCCCGTCTCCAACGGGTTATCTCCATATCGGCGGCGCCCGGACTGCCCTTTTTAACTGGCTTTTTACAAGGCGGTGCAACGGCACTTTTGTTTTGAGAATAGAAGACACCGATCAGGTGCGCTCCACGGATGAATCGACGCAGGCGATTCTGGATGCGATGCGTTGGCTGGGGCTGAACTGGGATGAGGGGCCATATTTCCAGGCAGAGCGGGTATCTATTCACCGGCAGATGGTGGAAAAACTGATCGACGAGGGGAAGGCCTACTACTGTGACTGCACCCCGGATGAGCTCGACGCAAAAAGGAAAAAAGCCCTTGCCGAGGGGAGAAAACCAAAATACGATGGCGCGTGCCGGGAGCGGGGGTTGAAAAAATCGTCCAACACGGTCGTGCGGTTCCGCTGTCCGGAGGTAGGCGTCACGGTTGTCCGCGATCTGATCAAAGGGGCGATCTCATTCAATAACGATGAACTTGACGACCTGATCATCGAGAGAGCGGACGGGTATCCTACCTACAATTTCGCAGTCGTCGTTGATGACGCGCAGATGGCAATCACCCATGTCATTAGGGGTGACGACCATGTCAATAATACGCCCAAACAGATACTGCTCTATGAGGCGCTTGGGTACGATATCCCGCTGTTTGGACACGTTCCGATGATTCTCGGCTCTGACAAGGCGCGTCTGAGCAAACGGCACGGGGCGACGTCGGTTATGGCATACAAGGATATGGGTTTTCTCCCCGAGGCCCTGGTGAATTATCTCGTCCGGCTGGGCTGGTCGCACGGCGATCAGGAGATATTTACGATAGAAGAGCTCATTCGCGAGTTTTCGCTGGATTCGGTCGGCAAATCGCCTGCCGTTTTCAACCCGGAGAAACTCCTCTGGCTGAATCAGCATTACATAAAAAATTATCCCCAGGAAAAGCTCCTCGCAGCGGTGACACCGTTTTGGGCTGAAAAAGGCTTTGATCTTGCCGATGGCGAATTTGTCCGCAAGGCGATGGAAAACCTCCGCACCCGGTCGCGGACGATCGTGGAGATGGCCGATTCCGGAGCGTTCTTCTTCAAGGATGAGGTGGAATACGAACCAGCGGCGGCGGAGAAATTTTTGACGGCGGAGTATTTGGGACATCTGGAGGCGGTAGCCGAAAAGCTTCCCGGCGTTGCCGATTATACAAAAGACGGCATCGAGATCTTCCTCCGGACACTGGCCGAGGAGCGGGGAACAAAGCTCAAGTGGCTGGCCCAGGCATTGCGGGTTGCCCTGACCGGAAAAACGGTAAGCCCCGGGATAGACGAGATTATGGCAACCATAGGCAAACAGCGCGTCCTGGGAAAGATAAACAAGGCGGTCGATTACATCAAGGCCCGCAGGTAA